Part of the Mycolicibacterium mengxianglii genome is shown below.
ACTTCATCCTGCCGCAGATCATCAAGGGGTACGGCGGCAACAACGCCCAGCAGCCCATCACGCTGGTGCAGCCGAAGGAGCAGTTCAGCGTCTTCGGCGCCTCGGTGACCAACGTGACGCTGGTGATCATCGGCGCGGCACTGATCCTCGCCCTGCTGACCGACGTGGTGATCAACCGCACCAAGTTCGGCCGCGGCATCCGGGCGGTGGCCCAGGATTCCACCACCGCCACCCTGATGGGTGTGTCGCGGGAGCGGATCATCATGACCACCTTCCTCATCGGCGGTCTGCTGGCCGGAGCGGCTGCGTTGCTCTACACCCTGAAGGTGCCCCAGGGCATCATCTATTCGGGCGGCTTCCTGCTCGGCATCAAGGCGTTCTCCGCTGCGGTGCTCGGCGGCATCGGAAACCTGCGGGGCGCGCTGTTGGGCGGCTTGATCCTCGGGGTCATGGAGAACTGGGGACAGATCCTGTTCGGCACTCAGTGGCGCGATGTCGTGGCGTTCGCACTGCTGGTCCTCGTCCTGCTGATCCGACCGACCGGCATACTCGGGGAGAGCCTGGGGAAGGCACGAGCATGACCACTCCGATCACAGAGGACAAGCCGGCGAAGAAGCCTTCGAAGGCGATGGCCCCCGGTGACGTGCTGCGCACCTGGTGGACCGAGCGCACCCGCATCCAGAAGTGGGGTTTCGGCGTCCTCGGGTTCGCGGTGATGGCGCTGATGCCGCTCTACACCCCGACGTTCCTGGACACCCCCGGTGTCAGCTTCGACGGCGTGATGGCGCAGTTCACGATGATCGCCCTGGTCGCGATCGGCCTGAACGTCGTGGTCGGTCAGGCCGGCCTGCTCGACCTGGGGTACGTGGGTTTCTACGCTGTCGGCGCCTACACCGTCGCGCTGCTGACGAGCCCCCAGAGCCCGTGGAACAAGCTGGGCGCCACCGGCTTCTTCAGTACCGACTGGGCGTGGCTGTCCTGTGTGCCGCTGGCAATCGCGTTCACCGCGCTGGCGGGACTGATCCTCGGGTTCCCG
Proteins encoded:
- a CDS encoding branched-chain amino acid ABC transporter permease, with amino-acid sequence MIQDCIDQSACLAANINFNFQGLFDSFWQLTIDGLSWGAIYALVAVGYTLVFGVLRLINFAHSEIFMLGMFGAYFCLDMILGFTPSGNAYNKGVLLTVVYLGIAMLFAMLVSGSAAVGLEFIAYRPLRKRNARPLTFLITAIGMSFVLQEFVHFILPQIIKGYGGNNAQQPITLVQPKEQFSVFGASVTNVTLVIIGAALILALLTDVVINRTKFGRGIRAVAQDSTTATLMGVSRERIIMTTFLIGGLLAGAAALLYTLKVPQGIIYSGGFLLGIKAFSAAVLGGIGNLRGALLGGLILGVMENWGQILFGTQWRDVVAFALLVLVLLIRPTGILGESLGKARA